One Halobaculum roseum DNA segment encodes these proteins:
- a CDS encoding ABC transporter ATP-binding protein, with protein sequence MSHPSDEDDPFEDIREKTDNPMKRLFSEYGSRNLRYFGLGFFGSVAARILDLLPPLLLGIAIDAVFEQNIPFDLPLVPASVIPTGPRDQLLFTVGIIAFAFFGGSVFHWIRNFGWNSFAQNIQHDIRTDTYDKMQRLNMDFFAEKQTGEMMSVLSNDVNRLERFLNDGMNSAFRLSVMVLGIAGIMFWLNPRLAIVSLLPVPVIAVVTWKFIDVIQPKYADVRKTVGHLNSRLENNLGGIKVIKTFNTEGFESDRVDDVSGEYYDANWDAITTRIKFFPALRVIAGVGFVITFAVGGLWVLDEAPLWLTGGNELTVGVFTTFILYTQRFIWPMAQFGSIINMYQRARASSARLFGLMDTPSRIVEDPAAEDLVVDDGTVVYDDVTFGYDEDETIVDDIAFEVDGGDTLALVGPTGAGKSTVLKLLLRMYDVNEGSIEIDGQDIRDVTIPSLRRSLGYVSQDTFMFYGTVRDNIAYGTFEADEEDIVEAAKAAEAHEFITNLPEGYDTEIGERGVKLSGGQRQRLSIARAILKDPEILVLDEATSDVDTETEMLIQRSIDKLTEDRTTFAIAHRLSTIKDADQIVVLEEGEIAERGTHEELLSDDGLYAHLWGVQAGEIDELPQEFIDRAAKRASRTEAEASDD encoded by the coding sequence ATCCGTGAGAAGACGGATAACCCGATGAAACGGTTGTTCTCGGAGTACGGGTCCAGGAACCTCCGATACTTCGGGCTGGGCTTCTTCGGCAGCGTCGCCGCGCGGATCCTCGATCTGCTCCCGCCGCTGCTGCTCGGGATCGCGATCGACGCCGTGTTCGAGCAGAACATCCCGTTCGACCTCCCGCTGGTGCCCGCGAGCGTCATCCCGACCGGTCCCCGCGACCAACTGTTGTTCACCGTCGGCATCATCGCGTTCGCGTTCTTCGGCGGGTCGGTGTTCCACTGGATCCGCAACTTCGGCTGGAACTCCTTCGCCCAGAACATCCAACACGACATCCGAACCGACACCTACGACAAGATGCAGCGGCTGAACATGGACTTCTTCGCCGAGAAGCAGACCGGCGAGATGATGTCCGTGCTCTCGAACGACGTGAACCGACTGGAGCGGTTCCTCAACGACGGCATGAACTCCGCGTTCAGGCTGTCGGTGATGGTGCTCGGCATCGCGGGGATCATGTTCTGGCTGAACCCCCGACTGGCGATCGTCTCGCTGCTTCCGGTCCCCGTCATCGCCGTCGTGACCTGGAAGTTCATCGACGTGATCCAGCCGAAGTACGCCGACGTGCGCAAGACCGTCGGCCACCTCAACTCCCGGCTGGAGAACAACCTCGGCGGGATCAAGGTGATCAAGACGTTCAACACCGAGGGGTTCGAGTCCGACCGCGTCGACGACGTCTCCGGCGAGTACTACGACGCCAACTGGGACGCCATCACCACCCGGATCAAGTTCTTCCCCGCGCTTCGGGTCATCGCCGGGGTCGGCTTCGTCATCACCTTCGCCGTGGGCGGCCTGTGGGTGCTCGACGAGGCGCCGCTGTGGCTGACCGGCGGCAACGAGTTGACCGTCGGCGTGTTCACCACCTTCATCCTCTACACCCAGCGGTTCATCTGGCCGATGGCGCAGTTCGGCTCCATCATCAACATGTACCAGCGTGCCCGCGCCTCCAGCGCGCGCCTGTTCGGCCTGATGGACACACCCTCGCGGATCGTCGAGGACCCGGCCGCCGAGGACCTCGTGGTCGACGACGGGACGGTCGTCTACGACGACGTGACGTTCGGCTACGACGAGGACGAGACCATCGTCGACGACATCGCCTTCGAGGTCGACGGCGGCGACACCCTCGCGCTCGTCGGCCCGACCGGCGCCGGGAAGTCGACGGTGCTGAAGCTGCTCCTGCGGATGTACGACGTGAACGAGGGAAGCATCGAGATCGACGGGCAGGACATCCGCGACGTGACGATCCCGAGCCTGCGGCGGTCGCTCGGCTACGTGAGCCAGGACACGTTCATGTTCTACGGGACTGTCCGCGACAACATCGCCTACGGCACCTTCGAGGCCGACGAGGAGGACATCGTCGAGGCCGCGAAGGCGGCGGAGGCCCACGAGTTCATCACGAACCTCCCGGAGGGCTACGACACCGAGATCGGCGAGCGCGGCGTGAAGCTCTCGGGCGGCCAGCGCCAACGGCTTTCGATCGCCCGCGCGATCCTGAAGGACCCTGAGATCCTCGTGCTCGACGAGGCGACCTCCGACGTGGACACCGAGACGGAGATGCTCATCCAGCGCTCCATCGACAAGCTGACCGAGGATCGCACCACCTTCGCCATCGCCCACCGCCTCTCGACGATCAAGGACGCCGACCAGATCGTCGTTCTCGAGGAGGGGGAGATCGCCGAGCGCGGCACCCACGAGGAGCTGCTGAGCGATGACGGCCTCTACGCGCACCTGTGGGGCGTACAGGCCGGAGAGATCGACGAGCTCCCGCAGGAGTTCATCGATCGCGCCGCGAAGCGCGCCTCCAGGACCGAGGCCGAAGCGAGCGACGACTGA